The Neodiprion fabricii isolate iyNeoFabr1 chromosome 4, iyNeoFabr1.1, whole genome shotgun sequence genome window below encodes:
- the LOC124181194 gene encoding transcription factor Ken codes for MYTDGLLTLHYGKHPATLAAEVGAWYSGDQHVDVALACDDGSVIRAHRVVLAAASPLLADLLRDPALDHVVHLSGVRKPQLHYLLEFLYNGEALIPSSELIPLRELFELLQIKSELSESNHPQTSSKSDQDRIPTPQPSESQESSSYESQYDGSRQSNNPADCCSVLIKTEGCEDETEVDVEGVEGETHHHLSDTREGSVEPPRRRDSSDPVNLCLNSGASTTSEGSHDVVHRPEKPLLERRESLEETEERRRQLQARLALGLEPGKRKPEELPLPPAEAYVVTPHRKRRPGFHNAPAQNPAFVPFNPGFETPRRLQAPHPHSISAPPYLDRPVTPPGASHRPPSADPVPAGGLETQWGAWTLPPSRAPPPPPPDDPPKSTPVREYRCSYCGKQFGMSWNLKTHLRVHTGEKPFACRLCVAMFKQKAHLLKHLCSVHRGVIAAPDNTFSCCFCNSSFESLQELIRHLSGPHNDLLLSKNLAD; via the exons ATGTATACGGACGGTCTGCTGACCCTCCACTACGGGAAACACCCCGCAACCTTGGCCGCGGAGGTCGGGGCCTGGTACAGCGGGGACCAGCACGTGGACGTCGCCCTGGCCTGCGACGACGGCTCGGTGATTCGAGCCCACCGCGTCGTCCTCGCCGCGGCCAGTCCGCTCCTGGCGGACCTCCTCCGGGACCCAGCCCTGGACCACGTCGTCCACCTCTCCGGGGTCAGGAAACCCCAGCTTCATTACCTCCTGGAGTTTCTGTACAACGGAGAAGCCTTGATACCG TCTTCCGAGCTGATACCACTGCGGGAACTGTTCGAGCTGCTCCAGATAAAATCGGAGCTCTCCGAGTCGAACCATCCGCAGACTTCGAGCAAGTCTGACCAGGACAGAATACCTACGCCCCAGCCCTCGGAAAGTCAGGAGAGCTCGAGTTACGAGTCACAGTACGACGGCAG TAGGCAGTCTAATAACCCGGCCGACTGCTGTTCGGTTCTCATAAAAACCGAGGGATGCGAAGATGAAACGGAAGTCGACGTCGAGGGCGTCGAAGGAGAGACCCACCACCATCTAAGCGACACCAGAGAAGGGAGTGTCGAACCTCCCCGGAGGAGGGACAGCTCCGATCCTGTTAACCTGTGTTTAAATTCCGGCGCCTCTACGACCAGCGAAGGTTCACACGATGTCGTTCACAG GCCAGAAAAGCCCCTGCTGGAAAGACGGGAGTCGTTGGAGGAAACCGAGGAGCGTAGAAGGCAGCTTCAGGCTCGTTTGGCGCTCGGCCTGGAGCCGGGCAAACGGAAACCCGAAGAGCTGCCACTTCCCCCGGCGGAAGCGTACGTGGTAACTCCTCACAGAAAGAGAAGGCCAGGGTTTCACAACGCCCCTGCCCAGAACCCGGCCTTTGTTCCCTTCAATCCTGGATTCGAGACGCCCCGGAGGCTGCAGGCGCCTCATCCCCACAGTATATCAGCCCCGCCTTACCTA GACAGACCGGTGACGCCGCCAGGAGCGTCGCACAGGCCGCCAAGCGCGGATCCGGTACCAGCAGGGGGCCTGGAAACGCAGTGGGGGGCGTGGACGCTGCCCCCGAGTCGGGCCCCGCCGCCCCCGCCGCCGGACGACCCCCCAAAATCGACCCCCGTCCGCGAGTATCGCTGTTCGTACTGCGGGAAGCAGTTCGGCATGTCGTGGAACCTGAAAACGCACCTGCGGGTTCACACGGGGGAAAAACCGTTCGCCTGCCGCTTGTGCGTCGCGATGTTCAAGCAGAAGGCCCACCTCCTCAAGCACCTCTGCTCCGTTCACAGAGGCGTTATCGCCGCCCCCGACAACACGTTTTCCTGCTGCTTCTGCAATTCGAGCTTCGAGAGCTTGCAGGAGCTCATCAGGCACTTGTCGGGGCCCCACAACGACTTACTACTAAGTAAAAACCTCGCCGACTAA
- the LOC124181193 gene encoding calphotin-like, producing the protein MLKKIVLVFAALALAKAQIPNVGWCPDYLPMAGFDLSKFLGVWYEAERYFQLSELVSRCVVSNYTRGFDGKVRVSNEVINRLTGIKRVVEGELKPSPTKAEEGRLQVKYPTIPLAPEMQYSILDTDYRNYAVLWSCSSLGLAHTQSAWLMTRQRIPTTEVLQMAYGALDKNGISKRFFVKTDQAQCAYDPAPTPAAETPAPAAAAVPVAAPDAAPIPVVAPAPAPIKEETVVPEAGLEKAVHLRSSGILQEAEPAKEIPKEEIAVESSPAAEKPAEEVRVAGVEPAKEASAKPIAPETVPEVILKVAENAKPAAEPQPEAAPIAEESKVHEVVVSAEPEKKKLDVAAEPQTEPVLKAAEPVVAQPAKTAVKPEEPAAFEEPKEKAAVTVPVLKSAEPVPEVASVTQEKIETPAAAVPLPEAAALPAKSALSEPAKEEKLAEVPVAAPEAIEKSVPLREAVKTELPAAEPAVPETPIAVPIPVKNLAVAAEEPKPQVVAEPAKIAEPKP; encoded by the exons ATGCTGAAGAAGATTGTTCTCGTATTCGCGGCCTTAGCTTTGGCTAAGGCCCAAATTCCCAACGTGGGATGGTGCCCCGATTACCTTCCTATGGCTGGCTTTGACTTGTCCAAG ttCTTGGGTGTTTGGTACGAAGCCGAAAGGTACTTTCAACTGAGCGAACTTGTCTCGCGATGTGTCGTTTCAAACTACACCCGAGGATTCGACGGAAAAGTGCGCGTCAGCAACGAGGTTATCAACCGACT GACTGGAATCAAGCGCGTCGTGGAGGGCGAGTTAAAACCCTCGCCGACAAAGGCTGAGGAAGGACGACTCCAGGTCAAATACCCGACCATACCCTTGGCGCCCGAGATGCAATACTCGATACTGGACACCGACTACCGTAATTATGCCGTCCTCTGGAGTTGCTCCAGCCTCGGACTCGCCCACACTCAGAGCGCTTGGCTGATGACCCGACAACGTATCCCAACTACGGAGGTTTTGCAGATG GCATACGGCGCTTTGGACAAGAACGGAATCTCGAAGAGGTTCTTCGTGAAGACAGACCAGGCTCAGTGTGCCTACGACCCGGCGCCCACTCCAGCAGCTGAAACTCCGGCTCCAGCCGCTGCTGCAGTTCCAGTCGCAGCCCCAGACGCAGCTCCGATTCCAGTCGTGGCTCCAGCTCCAGCCCCGATCAAGGAGGAAACCGTAGTACCGGAAGCCGGGCTCGAAAAAGCGGTGCACTTAAGGTCGAGCGGAATTCTGCAAGAAGCTGAGCCAGCGAAGGAAATCCCGAAGGAAGAAATCGCTGTCGAGTCGAGTCCAGCCGCGGAGAAACCGGCGGAAGAAGTGCGAGTCGCCGGTGTGGAACCGGCTAAAGAAGCATCGGCCAAACCTATCGCACCTGAAACGGTGCCCGAGGTCATCTTGAAGGTCGCTGAGAACGCGAAGCCGGCCGCAGAGCCGCAACCCGAAGCAGCGCCGATCGCCGAGGAGTCGAAGGTACACGAAGTCGTCGTGAGCGCCGAGCCGGAAAAGAAGAAGCTCGACGTCGCTGCCGAACCGCAAACGGAACCGGTGCTGAAGGCCGCGGAACCGGTTGTGGCCCAGCCGGCGAAAACCGCGGTCAAACCGGAAGAGCCAGCCGCGTTTGAGGAaccgaaggaaaaagcagcggTGACGGTCCCTGTGCTCAAGTCAGCTGAACCAGTTCCGGAAGTCGCGTCGGTCACGCAGGAAAAGATAGAAACCCCGGCCGCCGCTGTTCCGCTACCGGAAGCTGCGGCCTTGCCGGCAAAATCGGCCTTGTCCGAACCCGCGAAGGAGGAAAAGCTCGCCGAGGTTCCGGTGGCCGCACCGGAAGCTATTGAAAAGTCCGTGCCGCTTCGGGAGGCCGTAAAGACCGAGTTACCAGCGGCGGAACCGGCGGTGCCGGAAACTCCGATTGCAGTTCCAATTCCGGTGAAGAACCTGGCAGTCGCTGCTGAAGAACCGAAGCCGCAGGTCGTGGCCGAGCCGGCAAAGATCGCCGAACCGAAGCCTTGA
- the LOC124181196 gene encoding apolipoprotein D-like: protein MQWFALPLLFVSGSLAQLTGWGDCPTVTSMTDFVPASYMGLWYESNRTAAIFEVGARCVTATYTLNSNGTVTVENSAKSVLLGSSSITGLATIVGDSDNGILSVKFSSLPFVAPYQVLDTDYTNWASVFSCTKFGLINLQFYWVLTRDQSPSTEILDEAFAVYTTNGLKTKYLSQTNQTGC, encoded by the exons ATGCAGTGGTTTGCGTTACCGTTGCTTTTCGTGAGCGGCTCGTTGGCTCAGCTGACAGGTTGGGGTGACTGTCCTACGGTGACCAGTATGACAGATTTTGTGCCGGCTTCG TATATGGGACTTTGGTACGAGTCCAACAGAACCGCCGCTATCTTTGAAGTAGGCGCACGATGTGTCACTGCGACTTATACGCTGAACTCTAacggcacagtcacagtcgagaaCAGTGCAAAATCAGTTCT CCTGGGAAGTTCTTCAATCACAGGTCTAGCCACGATCGTGGGTGATTCGGATAATGGCATTCTGTCCGTCAAATTTTCGTCTCTACCGTTCGTCGCGCCATACCAAGTCCTCGACACCGACTACACAAATTGGGCCTCTGTGTTCAGCTGTACGAAGTTTGGACTTATCAA CCTCCAATTCTATTGGGTCTTGACTCGGGATCAAAGCCCCTCAACAGAAATATTGGATGAAGCTTTTGCAGTTTATACGACCAACGGTTTGAAGACGAAGTATTTGTCTCAAACGAATCAAACGGGTTGTTAG